A window of the Halobacterium hubeiense genome harbors these coding sequences:
- a CDS encoding NAD-binding protein: MSSSEHATDRTRQGEDAVFVVGGGAVGRAVADRLAADGETVTRVDRSPTTDPPPGQTVRTVDALDAHSLRGAGLDEATTVLALEPDDATNLLVAQLARTTFGVERVLVRTNDPDRASAFELGGVETVDAAAALARAVADRW, from the coding sequence ATGAGTTCATCCGAACACGCGACAGACCGGACGCGGCAGGGGGAGGACGCGGTATTCGTCGTCGGCGGGGGCGCCGTCGGTCGCGCGGTCGCCGACCGACTGGCGGCCGACGGCGAGACGGTGACGCGCGTCGACCGGTCGCCGACGACCGACCCGCCACCCGGACAGACCGTCCGGACAGTCGATGCACTGGACGCCCACTCGCTGCGGGGGGCCGGCCTCGACGAAGCGACCACGGTGCTCGCTCTCGAACCCGACGACGCCACCAACCTCCTCGTCGCACAGCTCGCGCGCACCACGTTCGGCGTCGAGCGCGTGCTCGTCCGAACGAACGACCCCGACAGAGCGTCCGCCTTCGAGCTCGGCGGCGTCGAGACCGTCGACGCCGCCGCGGCGCTCGCCCGCGCCGTCGCCGACCGGTGGTAG
- the surE gene encoding 5'/3'-nucleotidase SurE: MSEEPEILVTNDDGIDAPGIRALAEGLDDVGNVTVVAPTTDKSATGRAMSREVTVEEHELGYAIDGTPTDCVVAGLEALGPYPDVVVAGVNEGANLGMYVLGRSGTVSAAVEAAFFGVPAIASSLFLTEADFGEPTEPSDYEAAVEATTYLVEHALDAGVFEHADYLNVNAPHPGADASGEMVVTRPSHGYDMTADRDGGTITLHDRMWDRMDEGDIPDPPGTDRRAVVDGHVSVSPLTAPHTTEHHEALDALAETYD; encoded by the coding sequence ATGAGCGAGGAACCCGAGATTCTGGTCACCAACGACGACGGCATCGACGCGCCGGGGATTCGAGCGCTCGCGGAGGGCCTCGACGACGTCGGGAACGTGACGGTGGTCGCGCCGACGACGGACAAGAGCGCGACCGGCCGCGCGATGTCCCGCGAGGTCACCGTCGAGGAGCACGAACTCGGGTACGCCATCGACGGGACGCCGACCGACTGCGTGGTCGCGGGGCTGGAAGCGCTCGGCCCGTACCCGGACGTGGTGGTCGCGGGCGTCAACGAGGGCGCGAACCTCGGGATGTACGTGCTCGGGCGGTCGGGCACCGTCAGCGCGGCCGTCGAGGCCGCGTTTTTCGGCGTGCCCGCAATCGCGTCGTCGCTGTTCCTCACCGAGGCGGACTTCGGCGAGCCGACGGAGCCGTCGGACTACGAGGCCGCCGTCGAGGCGACCACGTACCTCGTCGAGCACGCCCTCGACGCCGGCGTCTTCGAGCACGCCGACTACCTGAACGTGAACGCGCCCCACCCGGGCGCGGACGCGTCCGGCGAGATGGTCGTCACCCGCCCCTCCCACGGCTACGACATGACCGCCGACCGCGACGGCGGCACCATCACGCTCCACGACCGGATGTGGGACCGGATGGACGAGGGCGACATCCCCGACCCGCCGGGGACCGACCGCCGCGCGGTCGTCGACGGCCACGTCTCCGTCTCGCCGCTCACCGCGCCCCACACCACCGAGCACCACGAGGCGCTGGACGCGCTCGCGGAGACCTACGACTAA
- a CDS encoding Lrp/AsnC family transcriptional regulator: MTLEGLDDLDKQILHALQEDARSTSSQNIADSAGVSASTVRNRIQRLEERGILRGYHADVDYELSGYQLYTLIVCTAPVTRREELAAQALSVPGVVRVEEVMTGSENVHVSAVGTDSDDLSRIGRDLDDLGLEVVDEDLIRNVHSGPYEGFDTGVSDEE; the protein is encoded by the coding sequence ATGACACTGGAAGGTCTCGACGACCTGGACAAGCAGATACTGCACGCGCTCCAGGAGGACGCCCGCAGCACGTCCTCGCAGAACATCGCCGACAGCGCGGGCGTCTCCGCGAGCACGGTCCGCAACCGCATCCAGCGACTGGAGGAGCGCGGGATACTGCGGGGCTACCACGCGGACGTCGACTACGAGCTGTCCGGCTACCAGCTGTACACGCTCATCGTCTGCACGGCGCCCGTGACGCGCCGCGAGGAGCTGGCGGCGCAAGCGTTGAGCGTGCCGGGCGTGGTGCGCGTCGAGGAGGTGATGACGGGCTCGGAGAACGTCCACGTCTCCGCCGTGGGGACCGACAGCGACGACTTGAGCCGCATCGGCCGCGACCTCGACGACCTCGGGCTGGAGGTCGTCGACGAGGACCTCATCCGGAACGTCCACTCCGGCCCCTACGAGGGCTTCGACACCGGCGTATCGGACGAGGAGTGA
- a CDS encoding DUF7385 family protein translates to MDDVDFDELVSSLTPREENSALKSYQNTVSVSCPACGDPFDDLVVCKDNPTSLNLSRQLDLCVGVDDGRAVIFTHKPQ, encoded by the coding sequence ATGGACGACGTCGACTTCGACGAACTCGTCTCGTCGCTGACGCCGCGCGAGGAGAACAGCGCGCTCAAGTCCTACCAGAACACCGTCTCCGTCTCCTGTCCCGCCTGCGGCGACCCCTTCGACGACCTCGTCGTCTGCAAGGACAACCCCACGAGCCTGAACCTCTCGCGGCAACTGGACCTCTGTGTCGGCGTCGACGACGGCCGCGCCGTCATCTTCACGCACAAGCCCCAGTAG
- a CDS encoding prephenate dehydrogenase/arogenate dehydrogenase family protein, with the protein MDVLVVGAGDVGRWFAELVDAPVTFTDVDAERARAAATELDRRAAAVPLDTEESFGIVAVAVPMGAAVDAIERHAGRAEQAVVDFTGEMRAPLSAMAETAPARERVSFHPLFAPEHAPGRIAVAESAPGPATDRVREWLDAAGNDLVDVGAAEHDDAMGTIQGRAHAAVLAFALAADDVPEELATPVYEDLAALAERVTGGNARVYADIQDAFGGADDVAAAAQRLADADREAFEEVYEDAGR; encoded by the coding sequence ATGGACGTACTCGTGGTGGGGGCCGGCGACGTCGGCCGCTGGTTCGCGGAGCTGGTCGACGCGCCGGTGACGTTCACCGACGTGGACGCCGAGCGCGCGAGAGCGGCCGCGACGGAGCTCGACCGCCGAGCGGCGGCCGTCCCGCTGGACACCGAGGAGTCGTTCGGTATCGTCGCCGTCGCCGTGCCGATGGGGGCGGCCGTCGACGCCATCGAGCGCCACGCCGGCCGCGCCGAGCAGGCGGTCGTGGACTTCACCGGCGAGATGCGCGCGCCGCTTTCAGCGATGGCGGAGACGGCGCCCGCCCGCGAGCGCGTGAGCTTCCACCCGCTGTTCGCGCCCGAACACGCGCCGGGCCGCATCGCGGTCGCGGAGAGCGCGCCCGGGCCGGCGACCGACCGCGTGCGCGAGTGGCTCGACGCCGCTGGCAACGACCTCGTGGACGTCGGCGCGGCCGAGCACGACGACGCGATGGGGACGATTCAGGGGCGGGCGCACGCCGCCGTGCTGGCGTTCGCGCTCGCGGCCGACGACGTGCCCGAGGAACTCGCCACGCCGGTCTACGAGGACCTCGCGGCGCTCGCCGAGCGCGTGACCGGCGGGAACGCACGCGTGTACGCCGACATTCAGGACGCCTTCGGCGGCGCGGACGACGTGGCCGCGGCCGCACAGCGGCTCGCCGACGCCGACCGCGAGGCCTTCGAGGAGGTGTACGAGGATGCCGGTCGATAG
- a CDS encoding GNAT family N-acetyltransferase: MSSPPDALLPRVTGLARRLVARFRPERITLTPPPTTFTDGEDREVRVRAYDERDFESLVGMYDDFDPSQRAQGTPPLAEDAIRDWLDGVLDGPNVVAVADGEVVGHVMFVPDGTGRHELAVFVHQDYQRAGIGTHLLAVGLEHARREGVEYVWLSVESWKRDAQRLYQRAGFSTVNPMGAAHRMSRYL, encoded by the coding sequence ATGTCGTCGCCGCCAGACGCGCTCCTGCCGCGCGTCACGGGACTGGCCCGCCGGCTCGTCGCCCGGTTCCGGCCCGAGCGCATCACGCTCACGCCGCCGCCGACGACGTTCACGGACGGCGAGGACCGCGAGGTTCGCGTGCGCGCCTACGACGAGCGGGACTTCGAGTCGCTGGTCGGGATGTACGACGACTTCGACCCCAGCCAGCGCGCGCAGGGGACGCCGCCGCTCGCCGAGGACGCCATCAGAGACTGGCTTGACGGCGTCCTCGACGGCCCGAACGTCGTCGCAGTCGCGGACGGCGAGGTCGTCGGACACGTGATGTTCGTCCCGGACGGCACCGGCCGCCACGAACTCGCCGTCTTCGTCCACCAGGACTACCAGCGCGCGGGCATCGGCACGCACCTCCTCGCGGTCGGCCTCGAACACGCCCGCCGCGAGGGCGTCGAGTACGTCTGGCTCTCCGTCGAGTCGTGGAAGCGCGACGCCCAGCGGCTCTACCAGCGCGCCGGCTTCTCGACGGTGAACCCGATGGGCGCCGCCCACCGCATGTCGCGGTACCTCTGA
- a CDS encoding HalX domain-containing protein, protein MPEPATVLVVEDERELADLFADWLADSYDVRTAYSAADALEELDEAVDVVLLDRRLPERSGDDVLDTIRERGLDCQVAMVTAVDPDFDTLELGFDSYVVKPVERDELEALVKQLLARSLYNEEVQRYFALASKRATIETTKTDAELAGDDRYQKLCEDIRELRSELDQRVADLDDEDFLAVFHDLQTRDEATSD, encoded by the coding sequence ATGCCCGAACCGGCGACGGTGCTCGTCGTCGAGGACGAGCGCGAACTCGCGGACCTGTTCGCCGACTGGCTGGCGGACAGCTACGACGTGCGAACGGCGTACAGCGCCGCGGACGCGCTCGAGGAACTCGACGAGGCAGTCGACGTCGTCCTGCTGGACCGCCGGCTCCCCGAGCGCTCCGGCGACGACGTCCTCGACACCATCCGCGAGCGCGGCCTCGACTGTCAGGTCGCGATGGTGACCGCCGTCGACCCCGACTTCGACACGCTCGAACTCGGCTTCGACTCGTACGTCGTCAAGCCCGTCGAGCGCGACGAGCTGGAGGCGCTCGTCAAGCAGCTGCTCGCGCGCTCGCTGTACAACGAGGAGGTCCAGCGGTACTTCGCGCTGGCGTCCAAGCGAGCGACCATCGAGACGACCAAGACCGACGCCGAGCTCGCGGGCGACGACCGCTACCAGAAGCTCTGCGAGGACATCCGCGAGCTCCGCTCGGAGCTCGACCAGCGCGTCGCCGACCTCGACGACGAGGACTTCCTCGCGGTGTTCCACGACCTCCAGACCCGCGACGAAGCCACAAGTGACTAA
- a CDS encoding amino acid permease, protein MKTLERDLGLGAVFAISVGAMIGSGIFILPALALGIAGPAVIVAYLLAGLLVVPAALSKSEMATAMPEAGGTYLYIERGMGPVLGTIAGVGTWFSLSFKSALALVGGVPYLVLLFDLPVKPVALGLAAFLILVNLLGAKQTGRLQVVIVSVMLAALGWFVAGSATKTQPENYQNFFTGGVEGLLAATGLVFVSYAGVTKVASVAEEVEDPGKNIPIGILGSLAFTTLLYVGIVAVMVGVTEAGSVAGSATPVAVAAEVTLGQWGVYAVIGAALLALVSTANAGILSSSRYPFAMSRDQLAPPTFAEIHERFGTPTTAITLTGAVVLALIAFVPILEIAKLASAFQILVFVLINFALVAFREGSTEGYDPEFESPLYPWMQAFGVLSGVVLLTQMGWVPLVGAVVITVGSVAWYFVYARSRIRREGAATDVIRRRLGRDVLTETEAFVDGEFADDETPEVLVALTREADTERERALLSLAADLVRPEGGRVVVVRFDEVPDQAPLDHAAELQSPADVRFEEQTGDLADEFDVDVEYGEIVSHDTKHAIVNYAEHRGVEAIVAEHERLRLRSRLLGDPIDWVVRHAHCDVLLVENRGYDDPQHVVLEGDGGPFDPASVVVADAIAGETGGHVTLRSPLGDDLPETRTETIRAYQSELAGLLSAPVRTRDRSADGTDPDVVIRTGVQSRVRGGRGDYSPSAADSTEVTVYPRESRRPGFARRVVERLVF, encoded by the coding sequence ATGAAAACACTCGAACGAGACCTCGGCCTCGGCGCCGTCTTCGCCATCAGCGTCGGCGCCATGATCGGCAGCGGCATCTTCATCCTCCCCGCGCTCGCGCTCGGCATCGCGGGTCCCGCGGTGATAGTGGCGTACCTGCTGGCCGGCCTGCTCGTCGTCCCGGCCGCCCTCTCGAAGTCCGAGATGGCGACCGCGATGCCGGAAGCCGGCGGCACCTACCTCTACATCGAGCGCGGCATGGGGCCCGTACTGGGCACCATCGCGGGCGTCGGCACGTGGTTCTCGCTGTCGTTCAAGAGCGCGCTCGCGCTCGTCGGCGGCGTCCCCTACCTCGTGTTGCTGTTCGACCTCCCCGTCAAGCCCGTCGCGCTCGGGCTCGCGGCGTTCCTCATCCTCGTGAACCTCCTCGGCGCGAAGCAGACCGGCCGCCTGCAGGTCGTCATCGTCTCGGTGATGCTCGCGGCGCTGGGCTGGTTCGTCGCCGGCAGCGCCACCAAGACCCAGCCCGAGAACTACCAGAACTTCTTCACCGGCGGCGTCGAGGGCCTGCTCGCCGCGACCGGCCTCGTGTTCGTCTCCTACGCGGGCGTCACGAAGGTCGCCAGCGTCGCCGAGGAGGTCGAAGACCCCGGGAAGAACATCCCCATCGGCATCCTCGGGTCGCTGGCGTTCACCACCCTGCTGTACGTCGGCATCGTCGCGGTGATGGTCGGCGTCACCGAGGCCGGCAGCGTCGCCGGCTCCGCCACCCCGGTCGCGGTCGCCGCGGAGGTCACGCTCGGCCAGTGGGGCGTCTACGCGGTCATCGGCGCGGCGCTGCTCGCGCTCGTCTCCACCGCCAACGCCGGCATCCTCTCGTCGTCGCGGTACCCGTTCGCGATGAGCCGCGACCAGCTCGCGCCGCCCACGTTCGCCGAGATTCACGAGCGGTTCGGCACGCCGACGACCGCCATCACGCTCACGGGCGCGGTCGTCCTCGCGCTCATCGCGTTCGTCCCCATCCTCGAAATCGCGAAGCTCGCGAGCGCGTTCCAGATTCTCGTGTTCGTGCTCATCAACTTCGCGCTGGTCGCGTTCCGCGAGGGCTCGACCGAGGGCTACGACCCCGAGTTCGAGTCGCCGCTGTACCCGTGGATGCAGGCGTTCGGCGTCCTCAGCGGCGTCGTGTTGCTCACCCAGATGGGGTGGGTGCCGCTCGTCGGCGCGGTCGTCATCACCGTCGGGAGCGTCGCGTGGTACTTCGTCTACGCTCGCTCGCGCATCCGCCGCGAGGGCGCCGCCACGGACGTCATCCGGCGGCGGCTCGGCCGCGACGTGCTCACGGAGACCGAGGCGTTCGTCGACGGCGAGTTCGCCGACGATGAGACGCCGGAGGTGCTGGTCGCGCTCACCCGGGAAGCCGACACCGAGCGGGAGCGCGCGCTCCTGTCGCTGGCCGCCGACCTCGTCCGGCCGGAGGGCGGCCGCGTCGTCGTCGTTCGCTTCGACGAGGTGCCCGACCAGGCGCCGCTGGACCACGCCGCGGAACTGCAGTCGCCCGCAGACGTCCGCTTCGAGGAGCAGACCGGCGACCTCGCCGACGAGTTCGACGTCGACGTCGAGTACGGCGAAATCGTCAGCCACGACACCAAACACGCCATCGTGAACTACGCCGAGCACCGCGGCGTCGAGGCCATCGTCGCCGAGCACGAGCGCCTCCGCCTGCGGTCGCGGCTGCTCGGCGACCCCATCGACTGGGTCGTCCGCCACGCCCACTGCGACGTGTTGCTCGTGGAGAACCGCGGCTACGACGACCCCCAGCACGTCGTCCTCGAAGGGGACGGCGGGCCGTTCGACCCGGCTTCGGTCGTCGTCGCCGACGCGATTGCGGGCGAAACCGGCGGCCACGTCACGCTCCGCTCCCCGCTGGGCGACGACCTGCCGGAGACGCGCACCGAGACGATTCGAGCCTACCAGAGCGAACTCGCGGGGCTGCTGTCCGCGCCGGTCCGAACGCGCGACCGGTCGGCCGACGGCACCGACCCCGACGTCGTGATTCGGACGGGCGTACAGAGCCGCGTCCGCGGCGGGCGCGGCGACTACTCGCCGAGCGCCGCCGACTCCACCGAGGTCACGGTCTATCCCCGGGAGTCGCGACGGCCGGGGTTCGCGCGCCGGGTCGTCGAACGCCTCGTGTTCTGA
- a CDS encoding small ribosomal subunit Rsm22 family protein — protein sequence MPVDRAAILDSAKYLRDVRPLDPDELREYVADQPHEAVVRQVLREHAADLGLVEREDGTFVPASDEPVHPDFDGVDALPRRYERVVEDLLVEQWGTDWHRGDSGKRLRETIRRFKEQYYRQHAVEYDEEVALGYAIYHLATYYAAIQYALADLAAGGVLSGDLRVLDVGAGVGGPALGLFDFLPDDALVEYHAVEPSDAADVLDELLDETGRNVHPTIHRETAESFDPDGEYDLVLACSVLSELDEPVATAQKYVDALAEGVPESEATGSSSRERRECDGGTFLGLAPADKNTSTHLREVERDLEARGATVYGPTPRLWPGERPSDRGWTFDERPDVAVPSFQERLAGASQRPSEFSHTEVRFSYSLLRTDGVRQHDVSLSADRLLKLADADDCVTDRVDAVLAKLSRNLAEDGNSLFKVSDGSEREDCYAVLVRPTSLNRDLERADYGQLLSVESALVLWNDDEEAYNLVVDEETVVDRA from the coding sequence ATGCCGGTCGATAGGGCGGCGATTCTGGACTCGGCGAAGTACCTGCGAGACGTGCGGCCGCTGGACCCCGACGAACTCCGGGAGTACGTCGCCGACCAGCCACACGAGGCGGTCGTCCGGCAGGTGCTGCGCGAGCACGCCGCGGATCTCGGCCTCGTGGAGCGCGAGGACGGCACGTTTGTCCCCGCCAGCGACGAGCCAGTCCACCCTGACTTCGACGGCGTGGACGCGCTCCCCCGGCGGTACGAGCGCGTCGTCGAGGACTTGCTCGTCGAGCAGTGGGGCACCGACTGGCACCGCGGCGACTCCGGGAAGCGCCTGCGGGAGACGATTCGCCGCTTCAAGGAGCAGTACTACCGCCAGCACGCCGTCGAGTACGACGAGGAGGTCGCGCTCGGGTACGCAATCTACCACCTCGCGACGTACTACGCGGCGATTCAGTACGCGCTCGCGGACCTCGCGGCGGGCGGCGTGCTCTCCGGGGACCTCCGCGTGCTGGACGTGGGCGCGGGCGTCGGCGGCCCCGCGCTCGGCCTGTTTGACTTCCTGCCCGACGACGCGCTCGTGGAGTACCACGCCGTCGAGCCGAGCGACGCCGCGGACGTGCTGGACGAACTGCTCGACGAGACCGGGCGGAACGTCCACCCGACGATTCACCGCGAGACCGCCGAATCCTTCGACCCGGACGGCGAGTACGACCTCGTGCTGGCGTGTAGCGTGCTCAGCGAACTCGACGAACCCGTGGCGACCGCCCAGAAGTACGTGGACGCGCTCGCCGAGGGCGTTCCCGAGAGCGAAGCGACCGGGAGCTCGTCGCGCGAGCGACGCGAGTGCGACGGTGGGACGTTCCTCGGGCTCGCACCCGCAGACAAGAACACGAGCACGCACCTCCGCGAGGTCGAACGCGACCTCGAAGCGCGCGGCGCGACCGTCTACGGCCCGACGCCGCGGCTGTGGCCGGGCGAGCGTCCCAGCGACCGCGGCTGGACGTTCGACGAGCGCCCGGACGTCGCGGTGCCGAGCTTCCAGGAGCGGCTCGCGGGCGCGAGCCAGCGCCCCTCGGAGTTCTCCCACACCGAGGTGCGGTTCTCGTACTCGCTGCTGCGCACGGACGGCGTCCGCCAGCACGATGTCTCGCTGTCCGCCGACCGGCTGTTGAAGCTCGCGGACGCCGACGACTGCGTCACCGACCGCGTGGACGCGGTGCTGGCGAAGCTCTCCCGGAACCTCGCCGAAGACGGGAATTCGCTGTTCAAGGTCAGCGACGGCAGCGAGCGCGAGGACTGTTACGCGGTGCTGGTGCGGCCGACGAGCCTCAACCGCGACCTCGAGCGCGCGGACTACGGCCAGTTGCTCTCCGTGGAGTCGGCGCTCGTGCTCTGGAACGACGACGAGGAGGCGTACAATCTGGTCGTCGACGAGGAGACGGTCGTCGACCGCGCGTAG
- a CDS encoding cupin domain-containing protein, translating into MPLVNEDDLDWTDVDDGEMRVRRKQLGEAAGSEDLGCSLYELPAGEASWPYHYHTANEEALYVLSGSGMVRLAGEARSLRAGDYVALPAGESGGHRVVNDSEGPLRYLVVSTMNEPEVTVYPDSEKFGVFVGAAPGGRGVRSLDGYYRIDDDVDYWEGE; encoded by the coding sequence ATGCCACTCGTGAACGAGGACGACCTCGACTGGACGGACGTCGACGACGGCGAGATGCGGGTGCGGCGCAAGCAGTTGGGGGAGGCGGCGGGCAGCGAGGACCTCGGCTGCAGCCTCTACGAACTCCCGGCGGGCGAGGCGTCGTGGCCGTACCACTACCACACCGCCAACGAGGAGGCGCTGTACGTGCTCTCGGGGAGCGGGATGGTGCGGCTCGCGGGCGAGGCGCGGTCGCTCAGGGCGGGCGACTACGTCGCGCTCCCCGCCGGCGAGTCCGGTGGGCACAGGGTCGTCAACGACTCCGAGGGACCGCTGCGGTACCTCGTCGTCTCCACGATGAACGAGCCCGAGGTGACCGTCTACCCGGACTCCGAGAAGTTCGGCGTGTTCGTCGGCGCGGCGCCGGGCGGCCGGGGCGTGCGCTCGCTGGACGGCTACTACCGCATCGACGACGACGTGGACTACTGGGAGGGGGAGTGA
- a CDS encoding PAS domain-containing protein, whose protein sequence is MGELNVLFVSAHQRTRAAAERALPEHAPLTVTALSSAADALDVLSEQAVDCIAVAHAADGTDGLRLLRLVRDTDPAVPVVVYETADADSIASDAISLDVTDYVRDDEEADPLGALAEACHDAAASYRAEQDVAMLNDLARNVYERITDGFFALDRDWRFTYVNSAAEEILEVDADDVIGENVWDAFPGAVGTDFYTEYHRAMAAQEPVTFREHFRPLEKTFEVRAFPSEDGLSVHFRTVVDDEDAQRGDHLIELTNLLSSDLLESIDVLREDLEAARAAGGDSPELASAMESLDRMESLVNYSIRLASERPTPGERERE, encoded by the coding sequence ATGGGTGAACTGAACGTCCTGTTCGTCAGCGCGCACCAGCGGACGCGCGCGGCGGCCGAGCGCGCGCTCCCCGAGCACGCGCCGCTGACAGTGACCGCGCTCTCCTCCGCGGCCGACGCTCTCGACGTGCTCTCCGAGCAGGCCGTCGATTGCATCGCCGTCGCACACGCGGCCGACGGGACGGACGGCCTGCGGCTCCTGCGGCTCGTGCGCGACACTGACCCCGCGGTCCCGGTGGTCGTCTACGAGACGGCGGACGCCGACTCGATAGCCAGCGACGCCATCTCGCTGGACGTCACCGACTACGTCCGCGACGACGAGGAGGCCGACCCGCTGGGCGCGCTGGCCGAGGCGTGCCACGACGCCGCTGCGTCCTACCGCGCCGAGCAGGACGTCGCGATGCTGAACGACCTCGCGCGGAACGTCTACGAGCGCATCACGGACGGCTTCTTCGCGCTCGACCGCGACTGGCGGTTCACGTACGTCAACAGCGCCGCCGAGGAGATCCTGGAGGTGGACGCCGACGACGTCATCGGGGAGAACGTCTGGGACGCGTTCCCGGGCGCGGTCGGCACGGACTTCTACACGGAGTACCACCGAGCGATGGCCGCCCAGGAGCCGGTGACGTTCCGCGAGCACTTCCGACCCCTAGAGAAGACCTTCGAGGTGCGGGCGTTCCCCTCCGAAGACGGGCTCTCCGTGCACTTCCGGACGGTCGTCGACGACGAGGACGCCCAGCGCGGCGACCACCTCATCGAGCTGACGAACCTGCTGTCCTCGGACCTGCTGGAGTCAATCGACGTGCTCCGAGAGGACTTAGAGGCGGCGCGCGCGGCCGGCGGCGACAGCCCGGAGTTGGCGTCCGCGATGGAGTCGCTGGACCGCATGGAGTCGCTGGTGAACTACTCGATTCGGCTGGCCAGCGAGCGCCCGACGCCCGGCGAGCGCGAGCGCGAGTAG
- a CDS encoding PAS domain-containing sensor histidine kinase, with product MPQLDASEPSEQSALDWLVAGLGAVLTAAAVAHFGDHGHHQPVVVATTVGPSVALLAYGVWFRYLGRDRARATTVAAWAVGGAGGVLALSLWTMFVGGYGDGTTVDHVFVQHTSVGALGAAVAGTYSERARHRSRVQVRLKRALDAAMDGVAVLDADRRVVYANDAFREEYRTDGGVAGTHWREYYPESAEDRLRDVFEELDANGDSDDHWHGQVLARREDSRTYPQELSMTSLGDGGYVLVARDVTTREERDQRLRVLNRVLRHNVRNSLNVVLGRAERFAERHDDADIESIVSAAEDLLAVSEKARVVERVLGEDDANTAPLDDLLDAELQRARSQHPEAVFEAAVDANAEVDARLRLAVRELLTNAVEHNDSDPPRVTLAADGDDLVDVRVSDNGPGIPEHERRALAGVTEESLQHGSGIGLWTVYWLARHCGATVAVPDENTVCIRLPSAD from the coding sequence GTGCCGCAGTTAGACGCCAGCGAACCGAGCGAGCAATCCGCCCTCGACTGGCTCGTCGCGGGCCTCGGAGCGGTGCTCACGGCGGCTGCTGTCGCTCACTTCGGGGACCACGGGCACCACCAGCCGGTCGTCGTCGCGACCACCGTGGGGCCGTCGGTCGCGCTGCTGGCGTACGGCGTGTGGTTCCGGTACCTCGGGCGGGACCGGGCGCGCGCCACGACCGTCGCCGCGTGGGCGGTCGGCGGCGCGGGCGGCGTCCTCGCGCTCAGCCTCTGGACGATGTTCGTCGGCGGGTACGGCGACGGGACGACGGTCGATCACGTGTTCGTCCAGCACACGAGCGTCGGGGCGCTCGGCGCCGCCGTCGCGGGGACGTACAGCGAGCGGGCGCGCCACCGCTCCCGCGTCCAGGTCCGGCTCAAGCGCGCGCTCGACGCCGCGATGGACGGCGTCGCGGTCCTCGACGCCGACCGGCGCGTCGTCTACGCCAACGACGCCTTCCGCGAGGAGTACCGGACCGACGGCGGCGTCGCCGGCACGCACTGGCGCGAGTACTACCCGGAGAGCGCCGAGGACCGCCTCCGAGATGTTTTCGAGGAGCTGGACGCCAACGGGGACAGCGACGACCACTGGCACGGGCAAGTGCTCGCGCGCCGCGAGGACAGCCGCACGTACCCACAGGAGCTGTCGATGACGTCGCTGGGCGACGGCGGCTACGTCCTCGTGGCGCGTGACGTCACCACCCGCGAGGAGCGCGACCAGCGCCTGCGCGTGCTGAACCGCGTCCTCCGGCACAACGTCCGGAACTCCCTGAACGTCGTGCTCGGGCGGGCCGAGCGGTTCGCCGAGCGCCACGACGACGCGGACATCGAGAGCATCGTGTCCGCGGCCGAAGACCTGCTAGCGGTCAGCGAGAAGGCCCGCGTCGTCGAGCGCGTGCTCGGGGAGGACGACGCGAACACCGCGCCCCTCGACGACCTCCTCGACGCGGAACTCCAGCGCGCCCGCTCTCAACACCCCGAGGCCGTCTTCGAGGCCGCCGTCGATGCGAACGCCGAGGTCGACGCCCGGCTCCGGCTGGCGGTCCGCGAACTCCTGACGAACGCCGTCGAGCACAACGACAGCGACCCGCCCCGCGTGACCCTCGCGGCCGACGGCGACGACCTCGTGGACGTCCGCGTGTCCGACAACGGCCCCGGAATTCCCGAGCACGAGCGCCGCGCGCTCGCCGGCGTCACCGAGGAGTCCCTCCAGCACGGCTCCGGCATCGGGCTGTGGACGGTCTACTGGCTCGCCCGCCACTGCGGCGCCACGGTCGCCGTGCCCGACGAGAACACCGTGTGCATCCGCCTGCCGTCGGCGGACTGA